One genomic window of Sporosarcina ureae includes the following:
- the ftsX gene encoding permease-like cell division protein FtsX has protein sequence MKSRTVRRHIRESFKSLSRNGWMTFASVSAVTVTLLLIGVFIVIMMNLNQLADNIENDVEIKVVAEPGASKDEVQELLKEVKETPGVAEVKYSSRKQELEQMIQSFGDELALYKQDNPLGDALYVKADNPKNTASIANEIATYPHTFDVEYGEGKVEKLFHVLKIGRNIGLGLILALLFTAMFLISNTIRLTIVARRTEIDIMKLVGATDSFVRIPFMLEGVWLGIFGAILPMALMTTFYSKLYSFWEGRLQNQLFHLLDPNPFLLQLNFLLLFVAVFIGVWGSFMSVRKFLKS, from the coding sequence ATGAAATCTAGAACAGTACGACGTCATATTCGGGAAAGTTTCAAAAGCTTAAGTCGAAATGGTTGGATGACTTTTGCATCAGTTAGCGCAGTGACCGTGACTTTACTATTAATCGGCGTATTCATCGTCATCATGATGAACTTGAATCAACTGGCTGATAACATCGAAAATGATGTAGAAATCAAAGTAGTCGCGGAACCAGGTGCTAGTAAAGATGAAGTCCAAGAACTATTGAAGGAAGTCAAAGAAACCCCAGGTGTTGCCGAAGTCAAGTATTCCTCGCGAAAACAGGAATTGGAGCAAATGATTCAGTCATTTGGTGATGAGTTGGCGCTCTATAAACAGGACAATCCCCTCGGTGATGCATTATATGTTAAAGCGGATAATCCCAAAAACACAGCATCCATCGCAAATGAAATTGCCACGTACCCGCATACTTTTGACGTGGAATACGGTGAAGGTAAGGTAGAAAAACTTTTCCATGTCTTAAAAATAGGACGAAACATCGGACTGGGCTTAATATTGGCATTGCTGTTTACTGCTATGTTCCTCATATCGAATACGATCCGACTCACCATTGTGGCGAGACGTACAGAAATCGATATTATGAAACTGGTTGGTGCAACAGATAGTTTCGTACGGATTCCTTTCATGCTCGAAGGCGTGTGGCTTGGAATTTTCGGTGCGATCCTTCCGATGGCTTTGATGACGACATTTTATTCGAAGTTGTATAGTTTCTGGGAAGGTCGTTTGCAAAATCAATTATTCCATTTGCTTGACCCTAACCCATTCCTATTACAATTGAACTTTTTACTACTATTCGTCGCCGTCTTTATTGGTGTCTGGGGTAGTTTCATGTCAGTCAGGAAATTCTTGAAATCGTAA
- a CDS encoding murein hydrolase activator EnvC family protein — translation MIKRHRIVSSVLAICLLTTTVGSADVFADSLKDLQNEKNAAEIKKKSLDSTIQKKEIQIQEKQSEVDVLVSQIKKLNDKIEETNQNMDRIIAEMNQTQIEIDELQSSIKELEIRIKQRDEVLRERVRVMQVKGNKVSYLDVLLGANSFADFIDRFSAVSTLMDADRKIIQQQEEDIALLEEEKKLVEQKLAEQKERKQKIQAMKDELHNKKLEKREVVNKLEKSQEKLSSEKGALEEEYSETVAFSSELEKKIIAEQNRLAEVARKEQARKQKLQQERLAAAAAANSGSPSSIAAPPVSSGSWTKPTTGRFSSGFGWRIHPISKVKKQHRGMDISAPTGTPVVAAGDGVVSYAGSMDGLGNVVMITHSMKGQILTTVYAHLSTIGTSSGQSVDKGQLIGAVGSTGNSTGPHLHFEVHVGNFSATGPSAVNPLHYVSF, via the coding sequence TTGATAAAAAGACATAGAATCGTTTCAAGTGTCCTTGCGATTTGTTTGCTTACCACGACGGTTGGCAGTGCAGATGTATTCGCAGACTCTCTGAAAGATTTGCAGAATGAAAAAAATGCAGCAGAAATCAAAAAGAAAAGTTTAGATTCTACTATCCAGAAAAAAGAAATTCAAATACAGGAGAAGCAGTCGGAAGTCGATGTACTGGTCTCCCAAATTAAAAAACTGAATGACAAAATTGAAGAAACCAATCAAAATATGGATCGGATCATTGCAGAAATGAATCAGACTCAAATTGAAATTGATGAACTTCAGTCTTCTATTAAAGAATTAGAGATTCGGATTAAACAACGAGACGAAGTTTTACGTGAGCGTGTTCGCGTGATGCAAGTCAAGGGGAATAAAGTCAGTTATTTGGACGTGCTTCTTGGTGCTAACAGCTTCGCGGATTTCATTGATCGCTTCTCGGCAGTATCTACATTGATGGATGCAGATCGAAAAATCATTCAACAACAAGAAGAAGATATAGCGCTGTTAGAAGAAGAAAAGAAACTGGTAGAGCAGAAATTAGCTGAACAAAAAGAGCGCAAGCAAAAAATTCAAGCAATGAAAGACGAATTGCATAATAAAAAGCTCGAAAAAAGAGAAGTGGTAAATAAGCTTGAAAAGAGTCAGGAAAAACTTTCAAGTGAAAAAGGCGCGTTAGAAGAAGAATATAGCGAAACGGTAGCATTCAGTTCTGAATTGGAAAAGAAAATTATCGCAGAACAAAATCGTTTGGCAGAAGTCGCTCGCAAAGAACAAGCGAGAAAGCAAAAGTTGCAGCAAGAAAGATTGGCAGCAGCAGCTGCGGCAAACAGTGGTTCGCCAAGTTCCATTGCCGCTCCGCCTGTCTCAAGCGGCTCTTGGACAAAACCGACAACGGGTAGGTTCAGTTCAGGATTTGGCTGGCGGATTCACCCGATATCGAAAGTGAAAAAACAACACCGTGGAATGGACATTAGCGCACCAACAGGAACTCCAGTTGTAGCAGCAGGAGATGGTGTCGTATCGTACGCGGGCAGTATGGACGGATTGGGTAACGTGGTCATGATCACGCACTCCATGAAAGGTCAGATTTTGACGACGGTCTATGCTCACCTATCAACTATTGGTACAAGCTCAGGACAATCTGTCGATAAAGGTCAACTCATTGGAGCGGTCGGTTCGACAGGAAACTCTACAGGTCCGCATTTGCATTTTGAAGTGCATGTAGGAAACTTCTCCGCGACAGGTCCAAGTGCAGTCAATCCTTTGCATTACGTTTCTTTTTAA
- a CDS encoding peroxiredoxin family protein, which produces MSRKTLGYIITACIIGTLIFIMVENTVGQKKAVETPITQVNPEDAVQGEEEGLEQYSPAPDFTLETLAGETVTLSELKGKKVILNFWATWCPPCKAEMPHMESFYSKLTDEDQIELIAVNVTESERRGIGEVETFVDSYGLSFPIPLDQTAEVTHKYGVISMPTTFMIDTQGRIAQKVVGPLDEKTLNELVDFMD; this is translated from the coding sequence GTGAGTAGGAAAACGCTTGGATATATCATCACGGCATGTATCATCGGTACGTTAATCTTCATCATGGTAGAAAATACAGTCGGACAGAAAAAAGCGGTAGAAACTCCGATTACACAAGTGAATCCGGAAGATGCAGTGCAAGGGGAAGAAGAAGGTTTAGAGCAATATTCACCTGCCCCGGACTTTACATTGGAAACTCTTGCAGGCGAAACGGTGACGCTTTCCGAGTTAAAAGGGAAAAAAGTGATTTTGAACTTCTGGGCGACATGGTGTCCTCCATGTAAAGCAGAAATGCCGCATATGGAAAGCTTTTATTCGAAGCTTACGGATGAAGACCAAATAGAACTCATCGCAGTCAACGTCACGGAATCCGAGAGACGTGGGATAGGTGAAGTAGAAACGTTTGTAGATTCTTATGGATTAAGCTTCCCGATTCCGTTAGATCAAACAGCGGAAGTCACACATAAATATGGTGTAATCTCGATGCCTACAACGTTTATGATTGATACGCAAGGGCGCATTGCACAAAAAGTCGTGGGACCATTAGATGAAAAAACGTTGAATGAATTAGTCGACTTCATGGACTGA
- a CDS encoding S41 family peptidase: MRKSRLFLAGVLLLIGAIWLNGCGKQEAAKNESISKLPVVDEVFEKIQERAVYPVKKDELIEGALRGMTDTIGDPYSTYLTEQEAESHRESLAGSRVGIGAEMTRTNGKYVVVAPVKGGPAEKAGLQPYDEIVRVNGERLANETLRDVVNMIRGEKGTEVKLTIFRPEADKHMEFTITRDHMPVQSVSHQLIKERDAKLGYIALSMFGEETAKEWQKATSDVIKKGAQAIIIDVRGNPGGYLKAVSEISSSLLEEDRTFVVMQDAQGNLTPVSTEKDDKLSFNERLKQIPIVIVQDVGSASASEVLSAAIKDLKRGEIIGTTSFGKGTVQETMELSNGGELKLSTSKWLTPKEKWIHGKGVTADIEVKQNTLFTEHLQMVTDTMKEGHFNDQVAYAQRMLKAFDHRPGRTDGYFDRETAEAVHAFRAEYEIKEGYDMDREFFMALKTAAEEYRAEPKNDKQLRMAVDFLVNELGK; this comes from the coding sequence ATGCGTAAGAGCAGGCTTTTTTTGGCGGGGGTGTTATTACTGATCGGCGCCATATGGCTAAATGGCTGTGGAAAGCAAGAAGCTGCAAAGAATGAGTCGATCAGTAAGTTGCCTGTAGTGGATGAAGTGTTCGAAAAGATTCAGGAGAGAGCAGTGTATCCAGTCAAGAAGGACGAGCTGATTGAAGGGGCATTGCGTGGGATGACCGATACGATCGGCGACCCGTATTCGACGTACTTGACCGAACAGGAAGCGGAGTCTCACCGGGAATCACTCGCAGGATCACGTGTCGGGATTGGTGCGGAAATGACACGGACGAACGGTAAGTATGTTGTTGTAGCTCCAGTAAAAGGAGGCCCAGCGGAAAAAGCGGGATTACAGCCTTATGATGAAATTGTGCGTGTCAACGGTGAACGGTTGGCCAATGAAACACTACGTGATGTAGTCAATATGATACGAGGCGAAAAAGGGACGGAAGTGAAGTTGACTATTTTCCGACCTGAAGCGGATAAGCATATGGAATTCACGATCACACGCGATCATATGCCTGTGCAGTCTGTTTCGCATCAGCTAATTAAAGAACGGGATGCTAAGCTCGGGTACATAGCGCTAAGCATGTTTGGTGAAGAGACAGCAAAAGAGTGGCAAAAGGCTACGTCTGATGTCATCAAAAAAGGTGCCCAAGCTATCATCATCGATGTGCGCGGTAATCCGGGCGGCTATTTGAAGGCTGTATCCGAAATTTCCAGTAGTCTATTAGAAGAAGATCGAACGTTTGTCGTGATGCAAGATGCACAAGGGAATTTAACGCCTGTTTCAACGGAGAAAGACGACAAGCTTTCATTCAATGAACGTTTGAAACAAATTCCGATTGTCATCGTACAAGATGTTGGTAGTGCGTCGGCGAGTGAAGTGTTGAGTGCAGCGATCAAAGATCTGAAACGCGGTGAGATCATCGGCACAACCAGTTTCGGAAAAGGAACTGTACAAGAAACGATGGAATTATCCAATGGCGGAGAATTGAAGCTATCGACGAGTAAATGGTTGACGCCTAAAGAGAAGTGGATTCATGGCAAAGGAGTCACAGCGGATATTGAAGTAAAACAGAATACGTTATTCACAGAGCACTTGCAAATGGTGACGGATACGATGAAAGAAGGGCATTTCAATGACCAAGTTGCATATGCGCAACGCATGCTCAAAGCATTTGATCATCGTCCAGGTAGAACAGATGGCTATTTCGATCGTGAAACGGCAGAAGCAGTACATGCATTTCGTGCGGAGTATGAAATTAAAGAAGGCTATGATATGGACAGAGAATTCTTCATGGCATTAAAAACGGCTGCAGAAGAATATCGAGCGGAGCCAAAGAACGACAAACAGTTACGTATGGCGGTCGATTTCCTCGTCAATGAATTGGGGAAATAA